The Manihot esculenta cultivar AM560-2 chromosome 1, M.esculenta_v8, whole genome shotgun sequence genome has a window encoding:
- the LOC110627659 gene encoding uncharacterized protein LOC110627659 isoform X3 translates to MSPASKSKSKRASKEHQKTSSKPSGSANASTGIPANAYNPLSGTFHALETVPTSSSSPRNGNGRYRNIDEPDDHLGSSLGIGIEYDSVSNNGSWSGESEDHKEKNIPVRQETIPGADNDKREKTRQKNERKHQRQKERRAQELHERCSGYLMSRKLEALAQQLVAMGFSREQATMALILNEGKVEESVSWLFEGGEDADKLQDHQLCGSNLKIDISEELARMADMEIKYKCNKQEVERAVVAAEGDLEKAAESLRELKLDPPAAPLKPEETGDPPTASNGKVSGAVSQNVMREQQQQKPNPPSMIQQRRDDRDFNYTKTAVPVAGSSEPGNKILQPLKRIQAKVEWAKPQQTAVSGEKRWPSAGSSPSVSYSLASPLQVSTPPSKREARFVAVGSEYKNHHPATVKEPVIMMQRPQSVNTKQVPATSISSSPGTTASWYPTNSVDIMKSNGLLPHIPTTRSLSPNDLNSNQMFHQLHFQQQQHFIPGSSPGESLGISRGNGLWSKTGASPTIAAASSLGLFSGLGGSAGSSGASSPVDWSTAGSMAQLDYSSIDWSLDRGLSSPRSGGMWIGPGPLRNGTQIYDSSNKLAMRTAASGNGVRIPGLQDVGVAIAETSSANSHEWTSPFEGKDLFTLPRQFVSSPSL, encoded by the coding sequence ATGTCTCCAGCATCAAAGTCCAAGTCCAAAAGGGCTAGCAAGGAACACCAGAAGACTTCATCTAAACCTTCAGGGTCTGCTAATGCGAGTACCGGTATACCAGCTAATGCATACAATCCACTTTCTGGAACATTTCATGCATTGGAAACAGTACCAACATCCTCTTCTTCACCTCGGAATGGTAATGGTCGATACCGGAACATAGATGAGCCAGATGATCACCTTGGTAGTTCACTTGGAATTGGGATTGAGTATGATTCTGTTTCAAATAATGGAAGCTGGTCAGGTGAGTCAGAAGAtcataaagagaaaaatattcCTGTTCGGCAGGAAACAATCCCAGGGGCTGACAATGATAAGAGGGAAAAAACCCGTCAAAAGAATGAGAGGAAGCATCAGCGTCAAAAGGAGAGGCGAGCCCAGGAATTGCATGAGCGGTGTAGTGGCTATCTCATGTCAAGAAAGCTAGAAGCACTTGCTCAACAGCTTGTTGCGATGGGGTTTTCACGTGAGCAGGCTACAATGGCCCTAATATTAAATGAAGGTAAAGTAGAAGAATCTGTGTCATGGCTCTTTGAAGGGGGTGAGGATGCAGATAAGCTTCAGGATCATCAGCTTTGTGGCAGTAATTTGAAAATTGACATATCAGAAGAGCTTGCTCGAATGGCTGATATGGAAATAAAATACAAGTGCAACAAGCAGGAGGTTGAAAGAGCTGTGGTTGCCGCTGAAGGTGATCTTGAAAAGGCAGCAGAAAGTTTAAGAGAACTCAAGCTAGATCCACCTGCTGCTCCCCTAAAGCCTGAAGAAACTGGTGATCCTCCAACAGCTAGTAATGGTAAAGTTTCAGGTGCAGTTAGCCAGAATGTGATGAGAGAACAACAACAACAGAAACCCAATCCACCTTCAATGATACAACAAAGAAGAGATGACCGGGATTTTAATTACACAAAGACTGCTGTCCCAGTTGCAGGATCTTCAGAACCTGGGAATAAAATTTTGCAGCCTTTGAAGAGAATACAAGCAAAGGTGGAGTGGGCAAAACCTCAGCAAACTGCAGTGTCTGGTGAGAAAAGATGGCCAAGTGCAGGATCAAGTCCCTCTGTTTCTTATTCTTTGGCATCACCTCTGCAAGTCTCAACTCCACCATCCAAGAGAGAAGCACGTTTTGTAGCTGTTGGAAGTGAATACAAGAATCATCACCCTGCAACAGTTAAAGAACCGGTTATCATGATGCAAAGACCTCAATCTGTGAATACAAAACAGGTTCCAGCTACAAGCATAAGCTCTTCTCCTGGAACAACTGCCAGTTGGTATCCTACTAATAGTGTTGATATCATGAAGTCTAATGGCTTGCTGCCTCACATTCCCACCACTAGAAGTCTCAGTCCGAACGATCTGAATTCAAATCAGATGTTCCATCAACTTCATTTTCAGCAACAGCAACACTTCATTCCAGGCAGTAGCCCAGGGGAGTCTCTTGGAATCAGCAGAGGAAATGGCTTATGGAGTAAAACAGGTGCATCACCTACAATTGCCGCCGCATCTTCTCTTGGACTCTTCTCTGGGTTGGGTGGCTCAGCTGGTTCATCAGGTGCCTCTTCTCCAGTTGACTGGAGCACTGCTGGCTCTATGGCTCAGTTAGATTACTCCAGCATAGACTGGAGTTTGGATCGAGGATTGTCCTCTCCAAGGTCTGGTGGAATGTGGATCGGCCCAGGTCCTTTAAGAAATGGCACCCAAATATATGATTCAAGTAATAAGCTGGCAATGAGAACAGCTGCAAGTGGGAATGGTGTACGCATTCCAGGGTTGCAGGACGTTGGAGTGGCCATTGCAGAAACATCCTCGGCTAATTCACATGAATGGACATCTCCATTTGAAGGGAaagatctctttactttacccAGACAGTTTGTTTCATCTCCTTCACTGTAG
- the LOC110627659 gene encoding uncharacterized protein LOC110627659 isoform X1, with protein MQFRLDLVEAGAGGDHNAHLCQKLLDVRGGCSTSGRKGWVHLGSWEFITFKVMSPASKSKSKRASKEHQKTSSKPSGSANASTGIPANAYNPLSGTFHALETVPTSSSSPRNGNGRYRNIDEPDDHLGSSLGIGIEYDSVSNNGSWSGESEDHKEKNIPVRQETIPGADNDKREKTRQKNERKHQRQKERRAQELHERCSGYLMSRKLEALAQQLVAMGFSREQATMALILNEGKVEESVSWLFEGGEDADKLQDHQLCGSNLKIDISEELARMADMEIKYKCNKQEVERAVVAAEGDLEKAAESLRELKLDPPAAPLKPEETGDPPTASNGKVSGAVSQNVMREQQQQKPNPPSMIQQRRDDRDFNYTKTAVPVAGSSEPGNKILQPLKRIQAKVEWAKPQQTAVSGEKRWPSAGSSPSVSYSLASPLQVSTPPSKREARFVAVGSEYKNHHPATVKEPVIMMQRPQSVNTKQVPATSISSSPGTTASWYPTNSVDIMKSNGLLPHIPTTRSLSPNDLNSNQMFHQLHFQQQQHFIPGSSPGESLGISRGNGLWSKTGASPTIAAASSLGLFSGLGGSAGSSGASSPVDWSTAGSMAQLDYSSIDWSLDRGLSSPRSGGMWIGPGPLRNGTQIYDSSNKLAMRTAASGNGVRIPGLQDVGVAIAETSSANSHEWTSPFEGKDLFTLPRQFVSSPSL; from the coding sequence GAATTTATTACTTTCAAAGTGATGTCTCCAGCATCAAAGTCCAAGTCCAAAAGGGCTAGCAAGGAACACCAGAAGACTTCATCTAAACCTTCAGGGTCTGCTAATGCGAGTACCGGTATACCAGCTAATGCATACAATCCACTTTCTGGAACATTTCATGCATTGGAAACAGTACCAACATCCTCTTCTTCACCTCGGAATGGTAATGGTCGATACCGGAACATAGATGAGCCAGATGATCACCTTGGTAGTTCACTTGGAATTGGGATTGAGTATGATTCTGTTTCAAATAATGGAAGCTGGTCAGGTGAGTCAGAAGAtcataaagagaaaaatattcCTGTTCGGCAGGAAACAATCCCAGGGGCTGACAATGATAAGAGGGAAAAAACCCGTCAAAAGAATGAGAGGAAGCATCAGCGTCAAAAGGAGAGGCGAGCCCAGGAATTGCATGAGCGGTGTAGTGGCTATCTCATGTCAAGAAAGCTAGAAGCACTTGCTCAACAGCTTGTTGCGATGGGGTTTTCACGTGAGCAGGCTACAATGGCCCTAATATTAAATGAAGGTAAAGTAGAAGAATCTGTGTCATGGCTCTTTGAAGGGGGTGAGGATGCAGATAAGCTTCAGGATCATCAGCTTTGTGGCAGTAATTTGAAAATTGACATATCAGAAGAGCTTGCTCGAATGGCTGATATGGAAATAAAATACAAGTGCAACAAGCAGGAGGTTGAAAGAGCTGTGGTTGCCGCTGAAGGTGATCTTGAAAAGGCAGCAGAAAGTTTAAGAGAACTCAAGCTAGATCCACCTGCTGCTCCCCTAAAGCCTGAAGAAACTGGTGATCCTCCAACAGCTAGTAATGGTAAAGTTTCAGGTGCAGTTAGCCAGAATGTGATGAGAGAACAACAACAACAGAAACCCAATCCACCTTCAATGATACAACAAAGAAGAGATGACCGGGATTTTAATTACACAAAGACTGCTGTCCCAGTTGCAGGATCTTCAGAACCTGGGAATAAAATTTTGCAGCCTTTGAAGAGAATACAAGCAAAGGTGGAGTGGGCAAAACCTCAGCAAACTGCAGTGTCTGGTGAGAAAAGATGGCCAAGTGCAGGATCAAGTCCCTCTGTTTCTTATTCTTTGGCATCACCTCTGCAAGTCTCAACTCCACCATCCAAGAGAGAAGCACGTTTTGTAGCTGTTGGAAGTGAATACAAGAATCATCACCCTGCAACAGTTAAAGAACCGGTTATCATGATGCAAAGACCTCAATCTGTGAATACAAAACAGGTTCCAGCTACAAGCATAAGCTCTTCTCCTGGAACAACTGCCAGTTGGTATCCTACTAATAGTGTTGATATCATGAAGTCTAATGGCTTGCTGCCTCACATTCCCACCACTAGAAGTCTCAGTCCGAACGATCTGAATTCAAATCAGATGTTCCATCAACTTCATTTTCAGCAACAGCAACACTTCATTCCAGGCAGTAGCCCAGGGGAGTCTCTTGGAATCAGCAGAGGAAATGGCTTATGGAGTAAAACAGGTGCATCACCTACAATTGCCGCCGCATCTTCTCTTGGACTCTTCTCTGGGTTGGGTGGCTCAGCTGGTTCATCAGGTGCCTCTTCTCCAGTTGACTGGAGCACTGCTGGCTCTATGGCTCAGTTAGATTACTCCAGCATAGACTGGAGTTTGGATCGAGGATTGTCCTCTCCAAGGTCTGGTGGAATGTGGATCGGCCCAGGTCCTTTAAGAAATGGCACCCAAATATATGATTCAAGTAATAAGCTGGCAATGAGAACAGCTGCAAGTGGGAATGGTGTACGCATTCCAGGGTTGCAGGACGTTGGAGTGGCCATTGCAGAAACATCCTCGGCTAATTCACATGAATGGACATCTCCATTTGAAGGGAaagatctctttactttacccAGACAGTTTGTTTCATCTCCTTCACTGTAG
- the LOC110627659 gene encoding uncharacterized protein LOC110627659 isoform X2: MGSSGFMGLFIWEFITFKVMSPASKSKSKRASKEHQKTSSKPSGSANASTGIPANAYNPLSGTFHALETVPTSSSSPRNGNGRYRNIDEPDDHLGSSLGIGIEYDSVSNNGSWSGESEDHKEKNIPVRQETIPGADNDKREKTRQKNERKHQRQKERRAQELHERCSGYLMSRKLEALAQQLVAMGFSREQATMALILNEGKVEESVSWLFEGGEDADKLQDHQLCGSNLKIDISEELARMADMEIKYKCNKQEVERAVVAAEGDLEKAAESLRELKLDPPAAPLKPEETGDPPTASNGKVSGAVSQNVMREQQQQKPNPPSMIQQRRDDRDFNYTKTAVPVAGSSEPGNKILQPLKRIQAKVEWAKPQQTAVSGEKRWPSAGSSPSVSYSLASPLQVSTPPSKREARFVAVGSEYKNHHPATVKEPVIMMQRPQSVNTKQVPATSISSSPGTTASWYPTNSVDIMKSNGLLPHIPTTRSLSPNDLNSNQMFHQLHFQQQQHFIPGSSPGESLGISRGNGLWSKTGASPTIAAASSLGLFSGLGGSAGSSGASSPVDWSTAGSMAQLDYSSIDWSLDRGLSSPRSGGMWIGPGPLRNGTQIYDSSNKLAMRTAASGNGVRIPGLQDVGVAIAETSSANSHEWTSPFEGKDLFTLPRQFVSSPSL, encoded by the coding sequence GAATTTATTACTTTCAAAGTGATGTCTCCAGCATCAAAGTCCAAGTCCAAAAGGGCTAGCAAGGAACACCAGAAGACTTCATCTAAACCTTCAGGGTCTGCTAATGCGAGTACCGGTATACCAGCTAATGCATACAATCCACTTTCTGGAACATTTCATGCATTGGAAACAGTACCAACATCCTCTTCTTCACCTCGGAATGGTAATGGTCGATACCGGAACATAGATGAGCCAGATGATCACCTTGGTAGTTCACTTGGAATTGGGATTGAGTATGATTCTGTTTCAAATAATGGAAGCTGGTCAGGTGAGTCAGAAGAtcataaagagaaaaatattcCTGTTCGGCAGGAAACAATCCCAGGGGCTGACAATGATAAGAGGGAAAAAACCCGTCAAAAGAATGAGAGGAAGCATCAGCGTCAAAAGGAGAGGCGAGCCCAGGAATTGCATGAGCGGTGTAGTGGCTATCTCATGTCAAGAAAGCTAGAAGCACTTGCTCAACAGCTTGTTGCGATGGGGTTTTCACGTGAGCAGGCTACAATGGCCCTAATATTAAATGAAGGTAAAGTAGAAGAATCTGTGTCATGGCTCTTTGAAGGGGGTGAGGATGCAGATAAGCTTCAGGATCATCAGCTTTGTGGCAGTAATTTGAAAATTGACATATCAGAAGAGCTTGCTCGAATGGCTGATATGGAAATAAAATACAAGTGCAACAAGCAGGAGGTTGAAAGAGCTGTGGTTGCCGCTGAAGGTGATCTTGAAAAGGCAGCAGAAAGTTTAAGAGAACTCAAGCTAGATCCACCTGCTGCTCCCCTAAAGCCTGAAGAAACTGGTGATCCTCCAACAGCTAGTAATGGTAAAGTTTCAGGTGCAGTTAGCCAGAATGTGATGAGAGAACAACAACAACAGAAACCCAATCCACCTTCAATGATACAACAAAGAAGAGATGACCGGGATTTTAATTACACAAAGACTGCTGTCCCAGTTGCAGGATCTTCAGAACCTGGGAATAAAATTTTGCAGCCTTTGAAGAGAATACAAGCAAAGGTGGAGTGGGCAAAACCTCAGCAAACTGCAGTGTCTGGTGAGAAAAGATGGCCAAGTGCAGGATCAAGTCCCTCTGTTTCTTATTCTTTGGCATCACCTCTGCAAGTCTCAACTCCACCATCCAAGAGAGAAGCACGTTTTGTAGCTGTTGGAAGTGAATACAAGAATCATCACCCTGCAACAGTTAAAGAACCGGTTATCATGATGCAAAGACCTCAATCTGTGAATACAAAACAGGTTCCAGCTACAAGCATAAGCTCTTCTCCTGGAACAACTGCCAGTTGGTATCCTACTAATAGTGTTGATATCATGAAGTCTAATGGCTTGCTGCCTCACATTCCCACCACTAGAAGTCTCAGTCCGAACGATCTGAATTCAAATCAGATGTTCCATCAACTTCATTTTCAGCAACAGCAACACTTCATTCCAGGCAGTAGCCCAGGGGAGTCTCTTGGAATCAGCAGAGGAAATGGCTTATGGAGTAAAACAGGTGCATCACCTACAATTGCCGCCGCATCTTCTCTTGGACTCTTCTCTGGGTTGGGTGGCTCAGCTGGTTCATCAGGTGCCTCTTCTCCAGTTGACTGGAGCACTGCTGGCTCTATGGCTCAGTTAGATTACTCCAGCATAGACTGGAGTTTGGATCGAGGATTGTCCTCTCCAAGGTCTGGTGGAATGTGGATCGGCCCAGGTCCTTTAAGAAATGGCACCCAAATATATGATTCAAGTAATAAGCTGGCAATGAGAACAGCTGCAAGTGGGAATGGTGTACGCATTCCAGGGTTGCAGGACGTTGGAGTGGCCATTGCAGAAACATCCTCGGCTAATTCACATGAATGGACATCTCCATTTGAAGGGAaagatctctttactttacccAGACAGTTTGTTTCATCTCCTTCACTGTAG